The Candidatus Methylomirabilota bacterium genome includes a region encoding these proteins:
- a CDS encoding efflux RND transporter periplasmic adaptor subunit yields the protein MQLPRTTSPVPEHHQARTKALSAIGRKLKVGAASAALILVLGFLVAHHIKSGREADIAEATKTSASALPVVDVITVRNDLSSDPLTLPGETAAWYESVIYARVNGYVGSWSANIGDHVRKGQVLATIDTPDLDAQLAASRAKLKAAQALVVARQADADFAKTTYERWKNSPQGVVSEQERDAKKAGYESAIGQLNEAQAQVSLDQADVERYTALTQFKHVTAPYDGTITERRIDIGNLVTAGSTASTTLLYRIVQDNPTRVFVDVPQSAAPGIKVGLSVRITASNIRDRTFKGKVARTAEAINEQTRTLRVEVDIPNPDHALVSGMYVNVAFEVPSEGLLQVPAAALVFHSDGPQIVVIGKDGKVDFRKVTIARDSGSMVEISSGIAIGDRVGLNISNQITQGETVNAQDASSDSAHVQKQT from the coding sequence ATGCAGCTACCTAGAACTACCTCGCCGGTGCCGGAGCATCACCAAGCCAGAACGAAAGCCTTGTCTGCGATAGGCCGTAAGTTGAAAGTTGGCGCCGCATCTGCGGCCCTTATTCTCGTTCTTGGTTTCCTGGTCGCGCATCACATTAAATCTGGTCGTGAAGCTGATATAGCCGAAGCGACAAAGACCTCTGCCTCAGCTCTGCCGGTGGTCGATGTCATCACAGTGCGGAACGACCTATCCTCCGATCCCTTAACGCTACCGGGTGAAACTGCGGCATGGTACGAAAGCGTCATCTATGCTCGCGTCAATGGTTATGTCGGCAGCTGGAGCGCTAACATCGGCGACCATGTGCGGAAAGGCCAAGTGCTGGCGACTATCGACACGCCCGACCTTGACGCTCAGCTTGCGGCATCACGGGCCAAGCTTAAGGCGGCGCAGGCTTTAGTTGTGGCTCGGCAAGCCGACGCTGATTTCGCCAAGACAACATACGAACGGTGGAAGAATTCGCCACAGGGCGTTGTATCGGAGCAGGAACGCGACGCCAAGAAAGCTGGTTATGAAAGCGCCATCGGTCAATTGAACGAAGCGCAAGCGCAAGTAAGCCTCGATCAGGCTGATGTTGAGCGCTATACGGCACTGACCCAGTTTAAGCATGTTACGGCTCCTTATGATGGCACGATAACCGAGCGCCGTATCGATATCGGCAATTTGGTCACTGCCGGCAGTACAGCCAGTACGACGCTGCTTTACCGCATCGTGCAAGATAATCCGACGCGGGTTTTTGTCGATGTACCGCAAAGCGCAGCTCCGGGCATTAAGGTCGGTCTTTCTGTGCGCATAACGGCCAGCAATATTCGGGATCGCACATTTAAAGGTAAAGTGGCTCGGACGGCGGAAGCGATCAACGAACAAACCCGCACCTTGCGAGTAGAGGTGGATATTCCCAATCCCGATCACGCGCTGGTATCGGGAATGTATGTCAATGTGGCGTTCGAGGTGCCGAGCGAAGGTCTGCTTCAGGTTCCAGCGGCAGCTTTGGTATTCCATTCCGATGGGCCGCAGATCGTGGTCATTGGCAAGGACGGCAAGGTGGATTTCCGTAAAGTAACTATTGCCCGTGATAGCGGCAGCATGGTCGAGATCAGCTCCGGCATCGCGATTGGAGACAGGGTTGGCCTCAATATTAGCAATCAGATCACACAAGGCGAAACGGTCAATGCGCAGGATGCTTCCAGCGACAGTGCCCATGTACAAAAACAAACGTAA
- a CDS encoding efflux transporter outer membrane subunit yields the protein MYKNKRNIFRLSGAVFCCWLAGCAVGPDYHPIDTRMPDTFIGASSDSLNAKEAKTEQPVIDTTIWWKSLNDPELDSLIDRAIASNLDLEIALDRVQEARTQEVVVLGGALPEIGASLGGAAGTGSNLARGRVSGPLVAAENTGHLNHVTHIAGFDSIWELDLFGKYRRAIEAAEYDTQAAIAARNNVLISVIADVARAYTDMRVGQMRLAVVQKIITSAEAYSKLTQERYNYGITNELDARLAERQLASFEAEKAPLVAQIHAAQYVIAVLLGVFPEDMANELEKPGMVPFSPDKIETGLPISLLRRRPDIQEAEREVAAATARIGEAEADLFPHVSLLGGVGIQGKGLGKDLDAGFIWSVGPSVSWSLLDFGTLDALVDKADLRTKEKLAQYKRTLLNAVREVDTSIAAYKAQIKRLASLEKALAASQRAVSLATQRYDRGLTDALNVVDSERQEYELEAQYVSAQQNVAEEFIRLYKALGGGWEQYQSFPPIHQPQPAVIAAFTRLLSSNDPQKE from the coding sequence ATGTACAAAAACAAACGTAATATATTCCGTTTATCCGGGGCGGTTTTTTGCTGCTGGCTTGCCGGCTGCGCCGTTGGCCCTGACTATCACCCCATTGACACAAGGATGCCGGATACCTTTATTGGGGCATCGTCAGACAGCCTGAACGCAAAAGAAGCCAAGACCGAACAGCCAGTCATCGATACTACCATTTGGTGGAAGTCGCTTAACGACCCCGAACTCGACTCGCTGATCGATCGGGCCATCGCAAGTAACCTCGATCTTGAAATTGCGCTTGATCGGGTGCAGGAAGCACGAACACAGGAAGTTGTGGTTTTGGGTGGCGCGTTGCCGGAAATCGGAGCCAGCCTTGGCGGTGCGGCCGGTACCGGCAGCAATCTAGCGCGTGGCCGCGTGTCCGGCCCATTGGTTGCCGCCGAAAATACGGGGCATTTAAATCATGTCACGCATATCGCAGGCTTCGATTCCATATGGGAGCTTGATTTGTTCGGCAAATACCGGCGCGCAATAGAGGCGGCAGAATATGATACACAGGCTGCGATCGCCGCCCGTAATAACGTGCTGATCTCGGTGATTGCTGATGTTGCCCGTGCCTATACGGACATGCGTGTTGGGCAAATGCGACTTGCTGTCGTGCAGAAAATTATCACGAGCGCCGAAGCTTATTCTAAGCTAACGCAAGAACGTTACAACTACGGCATTACCAACGAACTTGATGCGAGGTTGGCGGAAAGGCAACTGGCCTCGTTCGAAGCGGAAAAGGCCCCATTGGTTGCACAAATCCACGCGGCACAATATGTGATCGCCGTCCTTTTAGGAGTGTTTCCTGAAGATATGGCGAACGAGTTGGAAAAGCCGGGTATGGTTCCATTCTCGCCCGATAAAATTGAAACCGGATTGCCGATCTCCCTTTTGCGCCGCCGCCCCGATATTCAGGAGGCCGAGCGCGAGGTAGCGGCAGCGACAGCCCGCATTGGCGAAGCGGAAGCGGATTTGTTCCCCCACGTGTCGCTACTAGGCGGCGTGGGCATTCAGGGCAAAGGTCTTGGGAAGGATCTAGATGCAGGATTTATATGGTCGGTCGGCCCTTCGGTAAGCTGGTCGCTGCTGGACTTTGGAACGCTTGATGCTTTGGTCGATAAGGCCGATCTCCGCACAAAGGAAAAGTTGGCTCAATACAAACGAACACTACTTAATGCCGTGCGCGAGGTCGATACCTCCATTGCTGCTTACAAAGCACAGATAAAGAGACTTGCCAGCCTTGAAAAAGCCTTGGCGGCAAGCCAGCGAGCCGTCAGTCTTGCAACGCAACGTTACGACCGTGGTCTAACCGATGCCCTTAATGTCGTCGACTCCGAGCGGCAGGAGTACGAGCTTGAAGCGCAGTATGTGTCTGCGCAACAGAACGTCGCTGAAGAATTTATTAGACTTTACAAGGCATTAGGCGGCGGCTGGGAACAATATCAATCCTTTCCACCTATCCATCAGCCCCAGCCGGCTGTAATTGCGGCATTCACGCGTTTGCTCAGTTCGAATGATCCGCAAAAGGAATAA
- a CDS encoding c-type cytochrome yields the protein MKPIPARWMVVAAVVALAVSVGAPGLTPREAAAAQQPVKGDVVNGKALYEKKCAVCHGPEGKGDGEAEFVLFPKPRNFTTGVFKIRSTTTLPTDDDLFGTITHGISGTAMPSWASLNEAERRDVVAFIKGFASRFTEEQAGPPIVVPTPPSRSQKLLDLGKHEYTEAGCFKCHGKGGKGDGPSAKKLKDDWDYPIIPYDFTIAGRMKRGSTIRDIYMTLTAGIGGTPMPSYAESLSEEERWGLAYYTLSLAGKSAPAPIAQEVTTIRSHVVTGSVPADPSAALWRKAKPVVIRTRTLWLRPNEAGPVRVASYHNGQEIGILLEWDDPVGNHEMLRAQDFRDAAAVQFPMLAGEPHYAMGEHNGPVNTWHWKADWEADLARYRDMQDSYPNMAYDLYQFLKESPQPGGALVRVATASHDPTYLTGWGAGNLFSRPSRLTPVENLNATGLGTLTSQPSEYQTVKGHGIWADGKWRVVMVRALRTDNERDTQFKVGATIPVAFAVWDGGQGDRNGQKAVTVWQQLTLDPKR from the coding sequence ATGAAACCAATACCAGCACGGTGGATGGTCGTTGCAGCCGTTGTTGCCCTCGCGGTCAGCGTAGGCGCTCCCGGATTGACTCCACGTGAGGCAGCCGCCGCGCAGCAGCCCGTCAAGGGGGACGTTGTCAACGGCAAGGCGCTGTACGAGAAGAAATGTGCCGTCTGTCACGGCCCAGAAGGGAAGGGAGATGGTGAGGCGGAGTTCGTCCTGTTCCCCAAGCCACGCAACTTCACTACAGGGGTGTTCAAGATCCGCTCCACGACGACGCTGCCTACGGATGATGACCTGTTCGGAACGATCACGCACGGCATCTCGGGAACCGCCATGCCCTCGTGGGCGAGCCTCAACGAGGCCGAACGGCGGGATGTGGTGGCCTTCATCAAGGGCTTTGCGTCGCGGTTCACCGAAGAGCAGGCCGGTCCGCCGATCGTGGTCCCAACGCCGCCATCACGAAGCCAAAAACTTCTGGACCTCGGGAAGCACGAATACACAGAGGCGGGATGCTTCAAATGCCACGGCAAGGGCGGCAAGGGCGACGGCCCGTCCGCCAAGAAGCTGAAGGACGACTGGGACTACCCCATCATTCCGTACGATTTCACCATCGCTGGGCGGATGAAGCGCGGTTCGACGATCCGGGACATCTACATGACGCTCACCGCCGGAATCGGCGGGACCCCGATGCCCTCGTACGCCGAGTCGCTCAGCGAGGAGGAGCGGTGGGGTCTCGCCTACTACACGCTGTCGCTCGCGGGCAAATCGGCCCCCGCGCCTATCGCGCAAGAGGTGACGACCATCCGCTCCCACGTGGTAACGGGCAGCGTGCCGGCCGACCCTTCGGCCGCCCTGTGGCGGAAGGCGAAACCGGTCGTAATCCGGACGCGGACGCTCTGGCTGCGACCGAACGAGGCCGGGCCGGTCCGCGTGGCGTCATACCATAACGGGCAGGAGATCGGCATCTTGCTGGAATGGGACGATCCGGTCGGCAATCACGAGATGCTTCGTGCTCAAGATTTCCGCGATGCCGCAGCCGTTCAGTTTCCGATGCTGGCGGGCGAGCCGCACTACGCCATGGGGGAGCACAATGGTCCGGTCAACACCTGGCACTGGAAGGCCGATTGGGAGGCCGACCTGGCCCGCTACCGCGATATGCAGGATTCCTACCCGAACATGGCCTATGATCTCTACCAATTCTTAAAGGAAAGCCCGCAGCCCGGTGGAGCCCTGGTGCGGGTGGCGACCGCCTCTCACGACCCCACCTATCTGACCGGATGGGGAGCCGGCAATCTGTTCTCCCGTCCATCGCGTCTGACGCCCGTGGAGAACCTGAATGCTACGGGCCTCGGTACACTGACGTCTCAGCCTTCCGAGTACCAGACCGTGAAGGGCCACGGTATCTGGGCCGATGGCAAGTGGCGAGTCGTCATGGTCCGGGCACTCCGAACCGACAACGAGCGGGACACCCAGTTTAAGGTCGGCGCCACTATCCCGGTCGCGTTTGCCGTCTGGGATGGCGGCCAGGGCGACAGAAACGGCCAGAAGGCGGTCACCGTCTGGCAGCAGCTCACCCTGGACCCCAAGCGCTGA
- a CDS encoding c-type cytochrome translates to MNAPRVVRVAAVCLIVLMLIGSRSVSAQEGDPNAGKAAYHQLCVECHGMSGKGDGRVAFGMFPKPRNLTTGLFKIRSTLTLPTDQDLFQTISRGIPGTAMPSWANLSEATRRDLVAFVKTLSPEFHEAAPAPAGVSAETPQMPELRSLGKFFSDGKKLFQDAGCVKCHGLAGQGDGPKANTLKDDWGYRTFPPRPFSIGRLKRGSTVADIHEILFNGMGGTPMPSFTDSLSDEEIWEVAFYVWTLAR, encoded by the coding sequence ATGAATGCACCAAGGGTTGTACGTGTCGCAGCCGTGTGCCTTATCGTGCTTATGCTGATAGGCTCGCGTAGTGTCAGCGCCCAGGAAGGGGATCCGAATGCAGGCAAGGCAGCGTACCACCAGCTCTGCGTCGAGTGTCACGGGATGAGTGGAAAAGGCGATGGCCGGGTTGCGTTCGGCATGTTTCCGAAGCCGCGCAACCTGACCACCGGCTTGTTCAAGATCCGATCGACCCTGACGCTTCCCACAGACCAGGATCTATTCCAGACGATCAGCCGGGGCATTCCCGGCACAGCAATGCCGAGTTGGGCGAATCTGAGCGAGGCAACACGGCGGGATCTGGTGGCCTTCGTGAAGACGCTATCTCCGGAATTTCACGAGGCTGCGCCCGCCCCCGCCGGCGTTTCTGCGGAGACCCCCCAGATGCCGGAACTCCGCTCCTTAGGGAAGTTCTTCTCCGACGGGAAGAAACTGTTCCAGGACGCGGGCTGCGTCAAGTGCCACGGGTTGGCGGGCCAGGGCGATGGCCCGAAGGCGAACACCCTCAAGGACGATTGGGGGTACCGGACCTTTCCCCCCCGGCCGTTCAGCATCGGGCGCTTGAAACGGGGGAGCACGGTGGCGGATATCCATGAGATTCTGTTCAATGGGATGGGCGGGACGCCGATGCCCTCTTTTACCGACTCGCTCTCGGATGAGGAGATATGGGAGGTAGCCTTTTACGTCTGGACCCTTGCCAGATAG
- a CDS encoding carboxypeptidase regulatory-like domain-containing protein has product MYRMRELIAATMVAGFCFGTAASASAYEGGEVKDGGTITGTIRFAGTPPARKELDLQLTDEEDKEVCGKEKHLSWDLVVGPQQGIENAVVRLIDVNKGKSWAITDATIDQKGCNYKPHVVVLPAGGRLHILNSDGILHNIHTRSKVNPTFNKAQPKFKKELITTLAKAELFKVTCDAHNFMLGWLVVSDQPYVAVTNDKGEFTLGDVPPGKYKLAVWQETLGEKVQDVTVEPKQETKLTIELAKQ; this is encoded by the coding sequence ATGTACAGGATGCGCGAACTGATTGCAGCGACCATGGTAGCGGGGTTTTGCTTTGGGACCGCAGCTTCTGCCTCGGCTTATGAGGGCGGCGAGGTGAAAGACGGCGGGACGATCACCGGCACGATCAGATTTGCCGGGACTCCACCAGCGAGGAAGGAACTGGATCTCCAACTGACCGATGAAGAAGACAAGGAGGTCTGCGGGAAGGAGAAGCACCTGAGCTGGGATCTCGTTGTTGGTCCTCAGCAAGGCATTGAAAATGCCGTGGTGAGATTGATCGATGTGAACAAAGGGAAGAGCTGGGCGATCACGGACGCAACAATAGATCAGAAAGGGTGTAACTATAAGCCCCATGTCGTCGTGCTTCCCGCGGGTGGCAGGCTGCATATCCTGAACAGTGATGGGATTCTCCACAACATTCACACCCGTAGCAAAGTTAACCCCACGTTCAACAAGGCCCAGCCGAAATTCAAGAAGGAGCTGATCACGACGTTGGCGAAAGCGGAGCTTTTTAAGGTGACCTGTGATGCCCACAATTTTATGCTGGGCTGGCTCGTTGTCTCCGACCAGCCGTACGTGGCTGTCACCAACGACAAGGGTGAGTTCACCCTCGGCGATGTTCCACCGGGAAAGTACAAGCTCGCGGTCTGGCAGGAGACGCTCGGCGAGAAGGTGCAGGACGTCACCGTCGAGCCGAAGCAGGAGACCAAGCTCACGATCGAACTGGCGAAGCAGTAG